From a region of the Qipengyuania spongiae genome:
- a CDS encoding efflux RND transporter permease subunit, with amino-acid sequence MNLRNISAWSIRNPIIPIVLFIGLTIAGIVSFSRLPVINFPEVEFPSTTVAISQPGAAPSEIETQITQNVESAVRSLNGVETITSTAREGSSSTVVEFSIGTDPDEATNRVKNAVDQIRGDLPEGILEPRVTKNEMSGGPGGAGMLGFYAVQADDMTMEELSWFIDDTISRRLLAVPGMASVSRSGGVDREIRVVLDPARMQSIGVTARDINNVLRQINVDAAGGQAEIAGSRQSVRVLGNADSAFDLSQTRIPLGGGRTIKLSDVATVSDGYSEQSSISRLNGQQTVSFAPSRARGESDVEVYDAMQEEIAAIQEENPGIEIYELFTPVPYAKGQYESSIAALIEGAILAIVVVFVFLRDWRATFISAIAIPLSAIPTFWFMDLLGFDLNFLSLLALSLVAGVLVDDAIVEIENIVRHMRMGKTAYQASVEAADEIGLAVVATTFSIVAVFLPVGLMPGIPGQFFKPFGLTVVVAVLMSLLVARMITPMIAAYFLKAHGEAAHGEGRAMDFYMRILRWTLYSGTSQRLLGQVQPLGFEKRWYHRLVGLLLILALVVGFVVAAVILFQTLMGFGLPILVTALIVPLLSAAIVLTLGFFVFKLVGLFGRLGDYVGNLGQRVWARMRDHRFYAFSFGVYALIMTFALLAGLPQQFQPDVNQDTSIIRIEQVPGTTIERTQEVALEVASLVENEPEVERISMGVREGNATLYVALLPAEEREAKTIEFERRLAPRLSRVADARVTVASQGGGPGGRPISIMLSGSDPEQLDDAARTLIDQMNGVEGIVAPRIEADIQRPELIITPREDLAAHLGVTTAALSSAIRIATLGEIDQNAAKFSLSDRQIPIRVILPRESRRDLSVIENLPVPTASGGSVPLRRVAEISFGAGPTQIQRYNQSRRVFVSADLGEDVIKGPVMEQINALPIMRDLPPGVSNAPIGEDKFQAEMIGSFTIAVLSGILLVFAVLVLLYHRFVSPLVNMTSLLLAPLGGLLALMIIGQPISMPVYIGMLMLLGIVAKNSILLIDFALDEMHRGVPKLDAIIDAGHKRAQPIVMTTVAMTAGMVPTALSLSGDGAWRAPMGTVVIGGLILSTVLTLVLIPAGFSLADGFEKKIGPWLRTRFLTYRPGDDTRAHVGGTEAHPAE; translated from the coding sequence ATGAATCTGCGCAACATATCCGCCTGGTCGATCCGCAATCCGATCATTCCGATCGTCCTGTTCATCGGCCTGACGATCGCAGGCATCGTCTCGTTCAGCCGCCTGCCGGTCATCAACTTTCCCGAGGTCGAGTTTCCCTCGACCACGGTGGCGATCTCGCAGCCCGGCGCCGCGCCGAGCGAGATCGAGACGCAGATCACCCAGAACGTCGAATCGGCGGTGCGCTCGCTCAACGGCGTGGAGACGATCACCTCCACCGCGCGCGAGGGAAGCAGCAGCACGGTCGTCGAATTCAGCATCGGCACCGACCCGGACGAGGCGACCAACCGGGTCAAGAACGCCGTCGACCAGATCCGCGGCGATCTGCCCGAAGGCATCCTCGAGCCGCGCGTCACCAAGAACGAGATGAGCGGCGGGCCCGGCGGGGCTGGCATGCTCGGCTTCTATGCCGTCCAGGCCGACGACATGACGATGGAAGAGCTCAGCTGGTTCATCGACGACACGATTTCGCGCCGGCTGCTCGCGGTGCCGGGCATGGCGTCGGTCTCGCGCAGCGGCGGGGTCGACCGCGAAATCCGCGTCGTGCTCGATCCCGCGCGGATGCAGTCGATCGGTGTGACCGCGCGCGACATTAACAATGTCCTGCGCCAGATCAATGTCGATGCGGCGGGCGGGCAGGCGGAAATCGCCGGTTCGCGCCAGTCGGTCCGCGTGCTCGGCAATGCTGACAGCGCCTTCGACCTGTCGCAGACCCGCATTCCGCTCGGCGGCGGGCGGACGATCAAGCTCAGCGATGTCGCCACGGTCAGCGACGGCTATTCCGAACAGAGCAGCATTTCGCGCCTCAACGGCCAGCAAACCGTCAGCTTCGCGCCTAGCCGTGCACGCGGAGAATCCGATGTCGAGGTCTACGACGCGATGCAAGAGGAGATCGCGGCGATCCAGGAAGAGAATCCCGGGATCGAGATCTACGAACTCTTCACGCCGGTCCCTTATGCCAAGGGGCAGTATGAAAGCTCCATCGCCGCTCTGATCGAAGGCGCAATCCTGGCCATCGTGGTGGTGTTCGTCTTCCTGCGGGACTGGCGCGCGACCTTCATCAGCGCCATCGCGATCCCGCTGTCCGCGATCCCGACCTTCTGGTTCATGGATCTGCTCGGCTTCGATCTGAACTTCCTGTCGCTGCTCGCGCTCAGTCTGGTGGCGGGCGTGCTGGTCGACGACGCGATCGTCGAGATCGAGAACATCGTGCGCCACATGCGCATGGGCAAAACGGCCTACCAGGCCTCGGTCGAAGCGGCCGACGAGATCGGCCTGGCGGTCGTGGCGACCACCTTTTCCATCGTGGCGGTGTTCCTCCCCGTAGGCCTGATGCCGGGCATTCCCGGGCAATTCTTCAAGCCCTTCGGTCTCACGGTCGTGGTCGCGGTGCTGATGAGCCTTCTCGTCGCGCGCATGATCACGCCGATGATCGCCGCCTATTTCCTCAAGGCGCATGGCGAGGCCGCGCATGGCGAGGGGCGGGCAATGGACTTCTACATGCGCATCCTGCGCTGGACGCTCTATTCGGGCACGTCGCAGCGGTTGCTGGGTCAGGTCCAGCCGCTCGGTTTCGAGAAGCGCTGGTATCATCGCCTGGTCGGCCTTTTGCTGATTCTGGCGCTGGTCGTCGGCTTCGTCGTCGCGGCCGTCATTCTTTTCCAGACCCTCATGGGTTTCGGCCTGCCGATCCTCGTCACCGCGCTGATCGTTCCGCTGCTCTCCGCCGCCATCGTGCTCACTCTCGGCTTCTTCGTGTTCAAGCTCGTCGGCCTGTTCGGTCGTCTCGGCGACTATGTCGGCAATCTGGGGCAGCGGGTGTGGGCGCGGATGCGCGACCATCGGTTCTATGCCTTTTCCTTCGGGGTCTACGCTCTGATCATGACTTTCGCACTGCTCGCGGGCCTGCCGCAGCAGTTCCAGCCGGACGTCAATCAGGACACCAGCATCATCCGGATCGAACAGGTGCCCGGCACCACGATCGAACGGACGCAGGAAGTCGCACTCGAGGTCGCCTCTCTCGTCGAGAACGAGCCCGAGGTGGAGCGTATCTCCATGGGCGTGCGCGAGGGCAATGCGACACTGTATGTCGCCCTCCTGCCCGCCGAAGAGCGCGAGGCCAAGACGATCGAGTTCGAGCGACGTCTCGCGCCCCGTCTCAGCCGGGTGGCGGATGCGCGAGTCACGGTCGCCTCGCAGGGCGGCGGGCCGGGCGGGCGGCCGATCTCGATCATGCTTTCGGGCAGCGATCCCGAACAGCTCGACGACGCGGCGCGGACGCTGATCGACCAAATGAATGGGGTCGAGGGGATCGTCGCTCCGCGCATCGAAGCGGATATCCAACGGCCCGAGCTCATCATCACGCCGCGCGAGGATCTTGCCGCCCACCTCGGCGTCACCACCGCCGCGCTGAGCAGCGCGATCCGCATCGCCACTCTCGGCGAGATCGACCAGAACGCGGCCAAGTTCTCGCTGTCCGACCGGCAGATCCCGATCCGCGTAATCCTGCCGCGCGAGTCGCGCCGCGACCTTTCCGTCATAGAGAACCTGCCGGTGCCGACCGCCTCGGGCGGATCGGTGCCCCTGCGCCGTGTCGCCGAAATCAGCTTCGGCGCCGGGCCGACGCAGATCCAGCGCTACAACCAGTCGCGCCGCGTGTTCGTCAGCGCCGATCTGGGCGAGGACGTGATCAAGGGGCCGGTGATGGAGCAGATCAATGCCTTGCCCATCATGCGCGACCTTCCGCCGGGAGTTTCGAACGCACCGATCGGCGAGGACAAGTTCCAGGCCGAGATGATCGGCAGCTTCACCATCGCGGTCCTCAGCGGCATCCTGCTGGTCTTCGCGGTGCTGGTGCTGCTTTATCACCGCTTCGTTTCGCCGCTGGTCAACATGACTTCGCTGCTGCTCGCTCCTCTGGGCGGCCTGCTGGCGCTGATGATCATCGGTCAGCCGATCTCGATGCCGGTCTATATCGGAATGCTGATGTTGCTCGGCATCGTCGCCAAGAACTCGATCCTGCTCATCGACTTCGCATTGGACGAGATGCATCGCGGTGTGCCCAAGCTCGATGCCATCATCGATGCCGGGCACAAGCGCGCGCAGCCGATCGTGATGACCACCGTCGCCATGACGGCGGGCATGGTCCCGACCGCGCTCTCGCTGTCGGGCGACGGGGCCTGGCGCGCGCCGATGGGGACGGTGGTGATCGGCGGGCTTATCCTCTCGACCGTGCTCACGCTGGTGCTGATTCCGGCGGGCTTCAGCCTCGCTGACGGGTTCGAGAAGAAGATCGGCCCATGGCTGCGGACTCGCTTCCTCACCTATCGCCCGGGCGACGATACCCGCGCCCATGTCGGCGGGACGGAGGCGCATCCTGCGGAATAG
- a CDS encoding GlsB/YeaQ/YmgE family stress response membrane protein: MGWIIAIIVGGVAGWLASIVMNRNASMGIFWNIVVGIIGALIGNALLAPLLGFGGSIQTFNLGSFVIAILGAIILLAIVNLIQRGRVR; the protein is encoded by the coding sequence ATGGGTTGGATTATAGCAATTATCGTGGGTGGTGTCGCCGGCTGGCTGGCGTCGATCGTCATGAACCGCAACGCTTCGATGGGCATTTTCTGGAACATCGTGGTCGGCATCATCGGCGCTCTTATCGGTAACGCGCTGCTCGCGCCGCTGCTCGGCTTTGGCGGCAGCATCCAGACCTTCAACCTCGGCTCGTTCGTGATCGCCATTCTCGGTGCGATCATCCTGCTTGCGATCGTCAATCTGATCCAGCGCGGTCGGGTCCGTTAA
- a CDS encoding electron transfer flavoprotein subunit alpha/FixB family protein has translation MKTLVWVEHDNNEMKDATLSAVTAASKLGSEVHLLVAGSNCRAVAEQAAKIAGVGKVHLADDAAYEHALAENVAPLIVDQMGHHDAFVAPSTTTGKNIAPRVAALLDVMQISDILSVEGDKTFTRPIYAGNAIATVESSDEKLVVTVRGTAFDKAEAEGGSGTIEEISGAGDAGLSSFVGQEIAEGGERPELTSANVIVSGGRALKDSATFEEYIMPLADKLGAGVGASRAAVDAGYVPNDYQVGQTGKIVAPEVYIAVGISGAIQHLAGMKDSKTIIAINKDEDAPIFQVADIGLVGDLYKILPELTEKL, from the coding sequence ATGAAAACGCTCGTCTGGGTCGAACACGACAATAACGAGATGAAGGATGCGACGCTGTCCGCAGTGACCGCCGCGAGCAAGCTGGGCAGCGAAGTTCACCTGCTGGTCGCCGGCAGCAATTGCCGCGCCGTCGCCGAACAGGCAGCCAAGATCGCCGGGGTGGGCAAGGTTCACCTGGCGGATGATGCCGCCTACGAACACGCGCTGGCCGAGAACGTGGCGCCGCTAATCGTCGATCAGATGGGGCATCACGACGCCTTCGTCGCACCCTCGACCACCACCGGCAAGAACATCGCGCCGCGCGTTGCCGCGCTGCTCGACGTGATGCAGATCTCCGACATCCTCTCGGTCGAAGGCGACAAGACCTTCACCCGGCCGATCTATGCCGGCAACGCCATCGCGACGGTCGAATCCTCCGATGAAAAGCTGGTGGTCACCGTGCGTGGCACCGCTTTCGACAAGGCGGAGGCCGAAGGCGGCTCGGGCACCATCGAAGAGATTTCGGGTGCGGGCGATGCGGGTCTGTCGAGCTTCGTCGGCCAAGAAATCGCCGAAGGCGGCGAGCGTCCGGAACTGACCAGTGCCAATGTGATCGTCTCGGGCGGCCGCGCGCTGAAAGACTCGGCGACCTTCGAGGAATACATCATGCCGCTTGCCGACAAGCTCGGCGCGGGCGTGGGTGCGAGCCGCGCCGCGGTCGATGCGGGCTATGTGCCCAACGATTATCAGGTCGGCCAGACCGGCAAGATCGTCGCTCCCGAAGTCTATATCGCGGTCGGCATTTCCGGCGCGATCCAGCACCTTGCGGGCATGAAGGATTCCAAGACCATCATCGCCATTAACAAGGACGAGGACGCCCCGATCTTCCAGGTCGCAGACATCGGCCTGGTCGGCGATCTCTACAAGATCCTGCCGGAACTGACCGAGAAGCTTTGA
- a CDS encoding electron transfer flavoprotein subunit beta/FixA family protein, producing the protein MKILVPVKRVIDYNVKPRVKADGTGVDLANVKMSMNPFDEIAVEEAIRIKEAGKAEEIVAVSIGPAKAQETLRTALAMGADRAILVETDDDLEPLAVAKILKAIADEEQPGLVMLGKQSISDDSNQTGQMLAALMGRPQGTFANTVEVDGDSVTVKREVDGGLETVKLTLPAIVTTDLRLNEPRYASLPNIMKAKKKPLDTKSPAEFGVDTAPRLKTTKVAEPPVRQAGEKVADVDALVAKLKALGVA; encoded by the coding sequence ATGAAAATCCTCGTCCCCGTGAAGCGGGTGATCGACTACAACGTTAAACCGCGGGTCAAGGCCGACGGCACCGGCGTCGACCTCGCCAACGTCAAGATGAGCATGAACCCGTTCGACGAGATCGCTGTCGAGGAAGCCATCCGCATCAAGGAAGCGGGCAAGGCGGAAGAGATCGTGGCAGTCTCGATCGGCCCGGCCAAGGCGCAGGAAACGCTGCGTACCGCGCTCGCCATGGGTGCCGACCGCGCGATCCTGGTCGAGACGGACGACGATCTCGAACCGCTCGCCGTAGCCAAAATCCTCAAGGCCATCGCCGACGAGGAGCAGCCGGGCCTCGTGATGCTCGGCAAGCAGTCGATTTCCGACGACAGCAACCAGACCGGCCAGATGCTCGCCGCGCTGATGGGTCGGCCGCAGGGCACCTTCGCCAACACGGTCGAGGTTGATGGCGACAGCGTGACCGTCAAGCGCGAGGTCGATGGCGGGCTGGAGACGGTGAAGCTCACTCTCCCCGCGATCGTCACGACCGACCTTCGCCTGAACGAGCCGCGCTACGCCTCGCTGCCCAACATCATGAAGGCGAAGAAGAAGCCGCTCGACACCAAGAGCCCGGCCGAATTCGGCGTCGACACCGCTCCGCGCCTCAAGACCACCAAGGTCGCCGAGCCGCCGGTCCGCCAGGCGGGCGAAAAGGTCGCCGACGTCGACGCGCTGGTCGCCAAACTCAAAGCTCTAGGAGTCGCTTGA
- a CDS encoding DUF1153 domain-containing protein, with protein MIQNQDIRPAQVIGPLGEPLSLENLPSPATKRWVVRRKAEVVAAVNGGLLTIDEVLDRYSLTLEEFASWQRAVDRSGMQGLRVTRIQHYRDLYERQLKY; from the coding sequence ATGATTCAGAACCAAGATATCCGCCCCGCCCAAGTGATTGGCCCGCTCGGGGAGCCGCTTTCGCTGGAAAATCTGCCCTCGCCGGCAACGAAGCGCTGGGTGGTTCGTCGCAAGGCCGAAGTGGTCGCGGCGGTCAATGGTGGCCTCCTGACGATCGACGAAGTGCTCGATCGTTACAGCCTGACGCTCGAGGAATTCGCCTCGTGGCAGCGCGCGGTCGACCGGTCGGGGATGCAGGGTCTGCGCGTCACCCGCATCCAGCACTATCGCGACCTTTACGAGCGCCAGCTCAAATATTGA
- a CDS encoding TonB family protein: MRRLLNLILATFLVPVAHAPASAEKITLAPSSPWNVDYADESCSLRRTFDLGDKSVSLQLEQISSAPYFNLMMAGEGLRRSSSETMRIQFGPAEDAVERGFLMGTSAQSRTPFLVMFGVQMAAVPETAEIGTFPSIELSAERMAAITELTLSRGLRDEVTLQLGPMDKPMEALQACVTDLAATLGLDDIPTASMTNGRELARYLQDRFPNTAFRDEAEGIVTVRVLVDPEGKAKACQVARSVRPALFDDLVCYAIMQKAEFDPVPGADGEPTYAYLVQSVRFVQG; this comes from the coding sequence ATGAGGCGGTTGCTCAATCTAATTCTGGCCACGTTTCTCGTGCCGGTAGCCCATGCACCGGCCAGTGCGGAAAAAATTACGCTCGCACCGTCGTCGCCATGGAACGTGGACTATGCCGACGAATCTTGTTCGCTCCGGCGGACTTTCGATCTGGGTGATAAGTCGGTTAGCCTTCAGCTCGAACAGATTTCCTCGGCCCCATACTTCAATCTGATGATGGCGGGGGAAGGGCTTCGTCGCTCCAGCAGCGAGACGATGCGGATACAGTTCGGACCGGCCGAGGACGCTGTCGAGCGTGGTTTTCTGATGGGGACATCGGCGCAAAGCCGAACTCCGTTCCTGGTGATGTTCGGCGTGCAGATGGCAGCGGTGCCGGAAACGGCCGAAATCGGCACTTTCCCATCGATCGAGCTCTCCGCCGAGCGCATGGCGGCCATCACCGAGCTCACCTTGTCCCGGGGGCTTCGGGACGAGGTCACGCTTCAGCTCGGTCCGATGGACAAGCCGATGGAAGCCTTGCAGGCCTGCGTGACCGATCTGGCCGCCACTCTCGGTCTGGACGACATTCCAACGGCGTCCATGACGAACGGACGTGAACTTGCACGTTATCTCCAGGATCGATTTCCGAACACGGCTTTCAGGGATGAGGCCGAAGGCATAGTGACGGTCAGGGTTCTCGTCGATCCGGAAGGCAAGGCCAAGGCGTGCCAGGTTGCGCGATCCGTTCGCCCGGCCCTGTTCGACGATCTGGTCTGTTATGCGATCATGCAGAAGGCAGAATTCGACCCCGTACCGGGCGCGGATGGCGAACCCACCTATGCTTATCTCGTGCAATCGGTCCGGTTCGTTCAGGGCTAG
- a CDS encoding DUF445 domain-containing protein, whose amino-acid sequence MRRAATGMLVAMALVFIWSGQYLDAHPAWGFVHAFAEAAMVGGLADWFAVTALFRRPLGLPIPHTAIIPENKDRIADTMAVFLRENFLIPAVVARRMREMNLAGAIGNYLSEPGGAAGGRLRAGAGEMLVEVLESLDPERLGTQVRAGLASGLERIEVAPLLGQMLDAMIADGRHRAIIDSIIRWAGLVLEDNEEMVRAMIHARANALLRFTGLDERLANSVIDGLYRMLAEVLVDPAHPLRGKIEEGLVDLAQALREDPAMRAKIEKMKADMLANPAIAEWWQGVWERLRRKLIAMLRGEGGEDAGTLTVMLGEMGEALRDDPRLQLQINRFARRTAVGIATRYGDNIVRLVSETVRRWDARTITDRIEGAVGRDLQFIRMNGTLVGGLVGVTIHTAVVVF is encoded by the coding sequence ATGCGGCGCGCCGCTACCGGCATGCTGGTGGCGATGGCGCTCGTCTTTATCTGGTCGGGACAGTATCTCGACGCGCATCCGGCATGGGGATTCGTCCACGCCTTCGCCGAAGCCGCCATGGTCGGCGGCCTCGCCGACTGGTTCGCGGTGACCGCGCTGTTCCGTCGCCCGCTCGGACTGCCGATCCCGCACACCGCGATCATTCCGGAGAACAAGGACCGTATCGCCGACACGATGGCGGTGTTCCTGCGCGAGAATTTCCTCATTCCCGCCGTCGTTGCCCGGCGGATGCGCGAGATGAACCTCGCCGGGGCGATCGGAAACTACCTGTCCGAACCGGGCGGGGCGGCCGGTGGGCGGCTTCGGGCGGGCGCGGGCGAGATGCTGGTCGAAGTGCTCGAATCACTCGATCCGGAGCGGCTGGGCACGCAGGTTCGGGCTGGCCTCGCTTCGGGGTTGGAGCGCATCGAGGTTGCGCCTCTGCTCGGTCAGATGCTCGATGCGATGATTGCAGACGGGCGCCACCGCGCGATCATCGACAGCATCATTCGCTGGGCGGGACTGGTGCTGGAAGACAACGAGGAAATGGTTCGCGCCATGATCCATGCGCGCGCCAACGCCTTGCTCCGCTTCACCGGGCTCGACGAGCGGCTGGCGAACTCGGTGATCGACGGGCTCTACCGGATGCTGGCCGAGGTGCTTGTCGACCCGGCGCACCCGCTGCGCGGCAAGATCGAGGAAGGGCTGGTCGATCTGGCGCAGGCCCTCCGCGAGGACCCGGCGATGCGCGCGAAGATCGAAAAGATGAAGGCCGACATGCTTGCCAATCCCGCCATCGCCGAATGGTGGCAGGGTGTGTGGGAGCGCCTTCGGCGCAAGCTCATCGCCATGCTCCGGGGCGAGGGCGGCGAGGATGCGGGCACGCTTACTGTTATGCTCGGTGAAATGGGAGAGGCGCTGCGCGACGATCCGCGCCTGCAGCTCCAGATCAACCGCTTCGCCCGGCGCACCGCCGTCGGCATCGCGACCCGTTACGGCGACAATATCGTCCGTCTGGTGTCCGAAACCGTACGCCGCTGGGACGCCCGCACCATCACCGATCGCATCGAAGGCGCCGTGGGCCGCGACCTCCAGTTCATCCGCATGAACGGCACGCTGGTCGGCGGGTTGGTGGGCGTCACGATCCACACGGCGGTGGTGGTGTTCTAA
- a CDS encoding efflux RND transporter periplasmic adaptor subunit translates to MNYETRVTGESAKGFGTDGSDVVTAPSRPRWVWIVVVVAIIAVAFLAWRLTSSSDTAPAADRESQLPVVTVVVPGQTTVEGEINTAGTLAARRALPVGVVGEGGRVVSVPVDAGDWVRAGQVLASIDRSVQNQQSQSASAQISVAQADADLAQSNLDRALQLVERGFISKADIDRLTATRDAAVARVRVAQAQLGELRARNDRLNIVAPASGLVLERNVEPGQTVTGGANPLFLIASGGEMELRAEVGENELASLSVGETAEITPVGSGESFTGRIWQVSPTIDPQNRQGTARIALSYAPQLRPGGFASAVIRSGTVVAPVLPESAIQTDEQGSYVFIVGSDNVVERRNIQTGRVTAQGIVVSGGLRGSERVVLRAGGFLNPGDEVSPVRQ, encoded by the coding sequence ATGAACTACGAAACCAGGGTCACCGGCGAGAGCGCCAAGGGCTTCGGCACGGACGGGAGCGATGTCGTGACTGCGCCCTCGCGCCCGCGCTGGGTGTGGATCGTGGTGGTCGTGGCGATCATCGCCGTCGCCTTCCTGGCCTGGCGCCTGACCTCGTCATCGGACACGGCGCCTGCCGCCGACCGCGAATCGCAACTGCCAGTGGTGACAGTCGTCGTGCCGGGGCAGACCACGGTGGAAGGCGAGATCAACACGGCCGGCACCCTGGCCGCGCGTCGTGCGCTGCCGGTGGGCGTGGTCGGCGAGGGCGGTCGCGTGGTCTCGGTGCCGGTGGATGCGGGCGATTGGGTTCGCGCGGGACAAGTCCTGGCGAGCATCGATCGTTCGGTGCAGAACCAGCAGAGCCAGAGCGCCTCGGCCCAGATCAGCGTCGCGCAGGCCGATGCCGACCTCGCTCAGTCGAATCTCGACCGCGCGCTGCAACTGGTCGAGCGCGGGTTCATCAGCAAGGCGGACATCGACCGGCTGACCGCCACGCGCGATGCGGCCGTGGCCCGCGTCCGGGTAGCGCAGGCGCAGTTGGGCGAACTGCGCGCCCGCAACGACCGCCTCAACATCGTCGCGCCCGCGTCCGGCCTGGTGCTCGAGCGTAATGTCGAGCCGGGACAGACAGTCACGGGCGGCGCGAACCCGCTCTTCCTCATTGCCAGCGGCGGCGAGATGGAGCTTCGGGCCGAAGTCGGCGAGAACGAACTCGCCTCGCTTTCGGTCGGCGAGACCGCGGAGATCACGCCGGTCGGCAGCGGCGAAAGCTTCACCGGCCGGATTTGGCAGGTGTCGCCCACGATCGATCCCCAGAACCGCCAGGGCACCGCCCGCATCGCGCTTTCCTATGCGCCGCAATTGCGGCCTGGCGGCTTCGCGTCTGCGGTGATTCGCAGCGGCACGGTGGTCGCGCCGGTTCTCCCCGAAAGCGCCATCCAGACCGATGAGCAGGGCAGCTACGTCTTCATCGTCGGCTCGGACAATGTGGTCGAGCGGCGCAATATCCAAACCGGCCGCGTGACCGCGCAGGGGATCGTCGTGTCCGGCGGGCTGCGCGGGTCGGAGCGCGTCGTGCTGCGTGCTGGCGGCTTCCTCAATCCGGGCGACGAAGTCAGTCCGGTGCGCCAGTAG
- the sucC gene encoding ADP-forming succinate--CoA ligase subunit beta, which translates to MNIHEYQAKELLAKHGIAVPAGHAALSVEEAVEAAKKLPGPLYVVKAQIHAGGRGKGKFKELDADAKGGVRLAHSLDDVRKDAGEMLGNTLVTVQTGDDGKQVNRLYVTDGVDIAEEYYLSMLVDRASGQVAMIVSTEGGMDIEEVAHHTPEKIATITIDPAQGFMPHHGRAVAFALKLDGDLNKQAQKLSKQLYEAFMAMDCEMLEINPLVETKDGQLLVLDTKMSFDGNALFRHKDIAGLRDETEEDPAEVEASEYDLAYIKLDGNIGCMVNGAGLAMATMDIIKLNGAFPANFLDVGGGATTEKVTAAFKIILKDPAVEGILVNIFGGIMKCDVIANGIVQAAKDVNLSVPLVVRLEGTNVQAGKEILESSGLPIVSADDLGDAAKKIVAEVKKAA; encoded by the coding sequence ATGAACATCCACGAATACCAGGCCAAGGAACTGCTCGCCAAGCACGGGATCGCCGTGCCCGCCGGCCATGCCGCGCTGAGCGTGGAGGAAGCGGTCGAGGCCGCGAAGAAGCTGCCCGGGCCGCTCTATGTCGTTAAGGCGCAGATCCATGCCGGCGGACGCGGCAAGGGCAAGTTCAAGGAACTGGACGCCGATGCCAAGGGCGGCGTGCGCCTCGCCCATTCGCTCGACGACGTGCGCAAGGATGCGGGCGAGATGCTCGGCAACACGCTGGTGACCGTGCAGACCGGTGATGACGGCAAGCAGGTCAACCGCCTCTACGTCACCGACGGCGTCGACATCGCCGAGGAATACTACCTGTCCATGCTCGTCGACCGCGCCAGTGGCCAGGTCGCCATGATCGTCTCGACGGAAGGCGGCATGGATATCGAGGAAGTGGCCCACCACACGCCCGAGAAAATCGCGACCATCACCATCGACCCGGCGCAGGGCTTCATGCCGCATCACGGCCGCGCCGTGGCCTTCGCGCTGAAGCTCGATGGCGATCTCAACAAGCAGGCGCAGAAGCTCAGCAAGCAGCTCTACGAAGCCTTCATGGCGATGGATTGCGAGATGCTCGAGATCAATCCGCTGGTTGAAACCAAGGACGGGCAATTGCTGGTGCTCGACACCAAGATGAGCTTCGACGGCAACGCCCTGTTCCGCCACAAGGACATCGCCGGCCTGCGCGACGAGACCGAGGAAGACCCGGCCGAAGTCGAGGCGAGCGAATACGACCTCGCCTACATCAAGCTCGACGGCAATATCGGCTGCATGGTCAACGGCGCGGGCCTCGCCATGGCGACGATGGACATCATCAAGCTGAACGGCGCCTTCCCGGCGAACTTCCTCGACGTGGGCGGCGGCGCCACCACCGAGAAGGTGACCGCGGCGTTCAAGATCATCCTCAAGGATCCGGCGGTTGAGGGCATCCTGGTCAACATCTTCGGCGGGATCATGAAGTGCGACGTGATCGCCAACGGCATCGTGCAGGCGGCGAAGGACGTGAACCTCTCGGTGCCGCTGGTCGTGCGCCTCGAGGGTACGAACGTCCAGGCGGGCAAGGAAATCCTGGAGAGTTCGGGCCTTCCCATCGTCAGCGCCGACGATCTGGGCGACGCGGCGAAGAAGATTGTTGCCGAAGTGAAAAAGGCCGCCTGA